From the genome of Thermosynechococcus sp. NK55a:
GCTTGACCTAGGGAATAGCCCGCCAAGTCCTGTGCCATCCGCATAATCTGCTCCTGATAACACAGGACGCCGTAGGTTTCGCTTAAAATCGGCTTCAAAAGCTCATGTTGATATTGAATTGGTTCCCGCCCATGCTTGCGGTTAATGAATTTCGGGATCAGCCCAGCATCCAAAGGTCCCGGTCGATAGAGCGCCAGCACCGAGGAAATGTCCTCCAGATTCGAGGGCTTCAATTCACGGACAATTTGGCGCATCCCCGAGGATTCCAGTTGAAAAATTCCCTCCAGTTTACCTTCCGCTAACAGTTGATAGGTTTTGGCATCATCGAGGGGTAAAGCATCAAGGTCAATTCGCTGACCATGGTTTTTCTCGATCAGTTCTTGGGTTTTCTGGATCATGGTCAGATTTTTCAGACCCAGAAAGTCCATCTTCAGAAGGCCGAGGGATTCTAAATCCTCCATGAAGTACTGGGTAATCACTGCGCCATCGTTGTTGCGCTGCAGCGGCACCAGTTGATCCAAGGGTTCTGAGGCAATGACGACGCCAGCGGCATGGACACCATAGGTTTTGTTGGTGCCCTCAATGCGCATGGCCATATCAATCCAGCGGCGCACGAGCGGATCACTGTCGTACTTTTCCTTAAACTCCGGCGAGGGGGTTTCCTCGGAGATCATGACTGCCAATTTGACCGGTTTGCCCCGCACCACGGGAATCAGTTTCGCCATTTGATCCGCTTGGCTATAGGGAATATCCAGCACCCGTGCCACATCCTTGAGCACCGCCTTGGAGGTCATGCGGTTGAAGGTAATGATCTGGGCGACGCGATCGCTGCCGTATTTTTGGGTCACGTACTGGATGACTTCCTCGCGGCGGTCAATACAAAAGTCCGTATCAATGTCGGGCATGGACTTGCGCTCAGGATTCAAAAAGCGCTCAAAGAGCAAGCCATGGTGAACCGGATCAATGTTGGTAATGCGCAGGGCATAGGCCACAAGGGAACCCGCTGCCGATCCCCGGCCTGGACCCACGGGGATGTTGTGGTCGCGGGCATATTTGATGTAGTCCCAAACGACTAGGAAATAGTTGGAGAACCCCATCTGCTGGAGCATTTTGAGTTCGTATTCCAAACGCTGCCGATAGGTGGCCTCCAACTGTTGGCGATTGCTGAGGTGAAATCGCTCCAACAGTCCTTGCCATGCCACTTGCTCTAGGTAGGTATCTGCTGTATGGCCAGGCGGCACCGGAAACTCTGGACTTTGGGGCTCACGAAAGATGTTATAGGCTTCAATCTTGGCGGCTACTGCGAGGGTATTCGCCAAGGCCTCTTGAATGACCTCATCGGGCAAATGATCCCGAAACAGCCGAGCCATTTCAGCGGCGGATTTCAGGTACTCCGTACCGCTGTAGCGCATCCGCTTCTCATCACTGAGCAGCTTGTTGGTTTGGATACAAAGCAGGGCATCGTGGGCTTCAACGTCATGACAGGAAATAAAGTGGGAGTCATTGGTGGCAATAACTTTGATCCCCAACTCACGGCCAATGCGCACCAGTTCAACGTTCACCACCCGATCCTCTTGACTGCCGTGGTCTTGGATC
Proteins encoded in this window:
- a CDS encoding trans-splicing intein-formed DNA polymerase III subunit alpha N-terminal partner DnaE-N, translating into MSFVGLHIHSDYSLLDGASQLPDLVARAMELGMPAIALTDHGVMYGAIELLKLCRGKPIKPIIGNEMYVINGDITKQERKPRFHQVVLAKNKQGYHNLCKLTTISHLQGFQGKGIFARPCINKELLAQYREGLIVTSACLGGEIPQAILQGKPELARSVAAWYQATFGEDFYLEIQDHGSQEDRVVNVELVRIGRELGIKVIATNDSHFISCHDVEAHDALLCIQTNKLLSDEKRMRYSGTEYLKSAAEMARLFRDHLPDEVIQEALANTLAVAAKIEAYNIFREPQSPEFPVPPGHTADTYLEQVAWQGLLERFHLSNRQQLEATYRQRLEYELKMLQQMGFSNYFLVVWDYIKYARDHNIPVGPGRGSAAGSLVAYALRITNIDPVHHGLLFERFLNPERKSMPDIDTDFCIDRREEVIQYVTQKYGSDRVAQIITFNRMTSKAVLKDVARVLDIPYSQADQMAKLIPVVRGKPVKLAVMISEETPSPEFKEKYDSDPLVRRWIDMAMRIEGTNKTYGVHAAGVVIASEPLDQLVPLQRNNDGAVITQYFMEDLESLGLLKMDFLGLKNLTMIQKTQELIEKNHGQRIDLDALPLDDAKTYQLLAEGKLEGIFQLESSGMRQIVRELKPSNLEDISSVLALYRPGPLDAGLIPKFINRKHGREPIQYQHELLKPILSETYGVLCYQEQIMRMAQDLAGYSLGQADLLRRAMGKKKKEEMEKHEALFIEGAAKNGVPSAIAQELFKQMLDFAEYCLSGETAVMTVEYGAVPIRRLVQERLTCHVYSLDAQGHLYTQPIAQWHFQGFRPVYEYQLEDGSTIWATPDHRFMTTRGQMLPIEQIFQEGLELWQGPIAPSQALLQGLKPAVQMCC